One [Clostridium] saccharolyticum WM1 DNA segment encodes these proteins:
- a CDS encoding Chromate resistance protein ChrB has translation MFQYSVPNKPSKLRVYVWRKLKALRAEQLLEGLYALPLTAKTTEQLEWLCAEVFEMSGEAVLWKSECLSALQEEKLISRFGEEAHKGYRKIQEMLSQKPEENQKAWLDNIMRLYADIRYHDYFDTQQHYTIHTQIEKHYREGK, from the coding sequence ATGTTTCAATATAGCGTCCCAAATAAACCTTCAAAATTAAGGGTTTATGTTTGGCGCAAGTTAAAAGCTCTTCGAGCGGAGCAACTTTTGGAGGGCTTGTACGCACTTCCGCTAACAGCCAAAACAACGGAACAACTGGAATGGCTGTGTGCAGAAGTTTTTGAAATGAGCGGGGAAGCTGTTTTATGGAAATCGGAATGTCTTTCCGCTCTCCAAGAGGAAAAGCTGATTTCCCGATTTGGGGAGGAAGCACACAAGGGCTATCGAAAGATACAGGAAATGCTTTCGCAAAAGCCGGAGGAAAACCAAAAGGCTTGGCTTGACAACATCATGCGGCTGTACGCCGATATTCGCTACCACGACTATTTCGACACCCAGCAGCATTACACCATCCATACGCAAATTGAAAAGCATTACAGGGAGGGCAAATAA
- a CDS encoding DUF3852 domain-containing protein — protein sequence MKKYRKIMMLICFVMLCSLMFTATAYASGSGDVAGAIQSTWTDASSQIKTVVNKVVFPAIDLILAVFFFAKLGMAYFDYRKHGQFEWAAPAILFACLVFTLTAPTYIWTILGM from the coding sequence ATGAAAAAATATAGAAAAATTATGATGCTCATTTGCTTCGTAATGCTGTGTTCCTTGATGTTTACTGCAACAGCGTATGCATCGGGGAGCGGAGATGTTGCCGGAGCAATCCAGAGCACTTGGACAGATGCATCCAGCCAGATCAAGACCGTGGTGAATAAGGTTGTCTTCCCAGCAATCGACCTTATTCTCGCGGTTTTTTTCTTTGCCAAGTTGGGGATGGCCTACTTCGATTACCGAAAGCATGGCCAGTTTGAATGGGCAGCACCTGCGATACTGTTTGCATGTCTTGTGTTTACACTGACAGCGCCAACGTATATTTGGACTATATTGGGGATGTAG
- a CDS encoding EamA family transporter has translation MLSSKNPLQIVVIKGVCSGLGSLTIALTLGERASNLWYILAALVLGFVAYGLSIFFYIHAQRELGATKTSAYYAVAPFIGVALSLVIFRELPSMSFIIALLIMIAGTYFASTDNKAS, from the coding sequence ATGCTTTCAAGCAAAAACCCTCTGCAAATCGTTGTCATTAAGGGCGTTTGCTCAGGCCTTGGCTCCCTCACCATTGCACTTACACTCGGGGAGAGAGCGAGCAATCTTTGGTATATCCTCGCTGCCCTCGTACTTGGATTTGTTGCATACGGCTTGAGTATTTTCTTTTACATCCATGCCCAGCGTGAGCTTGGCGCAACAAAGACAAGCGCCTATTATGCAGTAGCACCTTTTATCGGTGTTGCACTATCCCTTGTGATTTTCAGAGAGCTTCCAAGCATGAGCTTTATCATCGCACTTCTTATTATGATAGCAGGAACATATTTTGCCTCAACGGATAACAAAGCGAGCTAA
- a CDS encoding chromate resistance protein ChrB domain-containing protein, whose protein sequence is MNWTTWENVGIDRQACAWFIKKYVDGDAVFCFVPRDQLPQDHEYSFDTPTSKWTHKRGHSTFYMFVKEHKPKEKILVKMAEIIDGADTANDILPPLEAYGLEAICIGIRAGCETDLEAIEKSGVVFDGLYEYLKGR, encoded by the coding sequence ATGAATTGGACTACTTGGGAAAACGTAGGCATTGATAGACAAGCCTGCGCGTGGTTTATAAAGAAATATGTTGATGGCGATGCCGTGTTTTGCTTTGTGCCTCGTGATCAATTACCGCAGGATCATGAATACTCCTTTGATACACCCACATCAAAGTGGACACATAAACGTGGACACAGCACATTCTATATGTTTGTAAAAGAGCATAAGCCAAAGGAAAAAATACTGGTAAAAATGGCTGAAATCATTGACGGTGCGGACACCGCCAACGATATTTTGCCGCCTCTCGAAGCATATGGGTTGGAAGCCATTTGTATTGGTATCAGGGCTGGCTGCGAAACTGACTTGGAAGCTATTGAAAAGAGTGGTGTCGTCTTTGATGGGCTTTATGAATACCTAAAAGGGAGATAG
- a CDS encoding ABC transporter ATP-binding protein has translation MIVLEHVSKKYKGITITKDSGIALWVKNIANLTGNKATELMAVKDVSFSIDKGEIFGIYGANGAGKTTLIKLLSGLLGASSGTVQIDGQTDNKHIKDTVSYISTNGWMGLEWQLTARENLILYGNLFGISGMVLEKKCNEVLEAVGMTAAKDKLVSQLSAGMRQKITIARGLILDRPIIFYDEPSVSLDVQSSRSLRELIKADAVQNNRTAIIASHNTEDLTICDRLMLLSKGEIIAIGTIDELKKPLADIQIIEVKCPAIKREVAFEDICGIDSVRCASVDGKRGYQSIKINARKGEFSLNDLIDFLIEKNIAVLDIKSKEITLQEIYEYYLALKGGGVPSEIV, from the coding sequence ATGATTGTTTTGGAGCATGTCAGCAAGAAATACAAAGGTATAACCATTACTAAAGACAGCGGCATTGCCTTGTGGGTCAAAAACATTGCCAACTTGACAGGCAACAAAGCTACCGAGCTTATGGCTGTCAAGGATGTTTCCTTTAGTATTGATAAAGGAGAGATTTTCGGGATTTACGGCGCAAATGGTGCAGGGAAAACAACTCTCATTAAGCTATTATCGGGACTTCTTGGAGCCAGCAGCGGCACAGTTCAAATAGACGGACAAACCGATAACAAGCACATCAAGGATACAGTCAGCTACATAAGCACAAACGGCTGGATGGGGCTGGAATGGCAGCTCACAGCGCGTGAAAATCTCATTTTATACGGCAATCTGTTCGGCATTTCGGGCATGGTGCTGGAAAAGAAGTGTAATGAGGTTTTGGAGGCGGTCGGAATGACCGCGGCAAAAGATAAATTAGTCAGCCAGCTATCAGCGGGGATGCGGCAGAAAATCACCATCGCAAGGGGACTGATTTTAGACCGGCCTATCATTTTCTACGATGAGCCGTCTGTCAGCCTTGATGTGCAATCTTCAAGGAGTCTGCGGGAACTGATTAAGGCCGACGCTGTGCAAAACAATCGAACAGCGATTATCGCAAGCCACAACACCGAGGATTTGACGATCTGCGACAGACTCATGCTCCTGTCAAAAGGCGAGATCATAGCGATTGGAACGATAGACGAGCTGAAAAAGCCGCTTGCCGACATTCAAATCATAGAAGTAAAATGCCCTGCGATAAAGCGCGAGGTTGCATTTGAAGATATATGCGGAATAGACAGTGTTAGATGTGCCAGTGTCGATGGCAAGCGCGGTTACCAAAGTATTAAAATAAACGCGCGGAAAGGCGAGTTTTCTTTAAATGATCTTATCGACTTTCTCATTGAAAAAAACATTGCGGTACTCGACATCAAATCCAAAGAAATAACGCTACAAGAGATTTATGAGTATTATTTGGCATTGAAAGGTGGTGGCGTGCCGAGTGAAATTGTTTAA
- a CDS encoding DUF6550 family protein, with protein sequence MKNMNDKTKKRLIVAGGILISAVLIFMIGTRLQPNPVKDASVTAPMNGTDKVVVDGSKTGLTEKQEVTIPVIETTPQPKAETGGDDTGTEQTIQPNIPEKPTYTEEQLKDPTQKPSGEKVDPPKEEDKKPVTPTKPAQTTTQNTSGGLPGFDSVPDGGANQVINGTDMYENGNKIGNMN encoded by the coding sequence ATGAAAAATATGAATGATAAAACGAAAAAACGATTAATAGTAGCTGGAGGAATCCTGATAAGTGCAGTGCTGATTTTTATGATCGGGACAAGACTTCAGCCAAATCCGGTAAAAGATGCATCGGTGACAGCACCAATGAATGGTACCGATAAGGTGGTTGTAGACGGCTCGAAAACAGGATTGACAGAGAAGCAAGAAGTGACCATTCCGGTCATAGAAACGACACCTCAGCCAAAGGCTGAAACTGGTGGCGATGATACTGGAACAGAACAAACAATCCAGCCGAATATTCCTGAGAAACCGACCTACACAGAAGAACAGCTGAAGGATCCAACGCAAAAGCCAAGTGGCGAAAAGGTTGATCCACCAAAAGAAGAGGACAAAAAACCAGTAACACCGACAAAACCTGCACAAACAACCACTCAGAATACTTCTGGTGGATTACCTGGGTTCGATAGTGTGCCTGATGGAGGGGCAAACCAAGTAATCAATGGCACTGATATGTACGAAAATGGCAACAAAATTGGAAACATGAATTAA
- a CDS encoding DUF4320 family protein produces the protein MDVVVLVLCAMLMIALAVKVFPAYIVKQQVDTFATELVREAEIAGRVGSETSNREVLLRERTGITPTVSWSKTGKIQLNEEVTVTVTYRVELGLFGGFGSFPITLRADAAGKGEVYWK, from the coding sequence ATGGATGTGGTCGTTCTTGTCCTTTGTGCCATGCTAATGATTGCCCTTGCAGTAAAAGTGTTCCCGGCCTATATCGTGAAGCAGCAGGTGGATACCTTTGCGACTGAGCTCGTTCGTGAGGCCGAAATTGCAGGGCGAGTCGGAAGTGAAACGAGCAACCGAGAGGTTCTTTTACGAGAACGAACTGGCATCACGCCAACCGTGTCATGGTCAAAAACTGGGAAGATCCAGCTCAATGAAGAAGTTACTGTAACTGTGACGTACCGGGTTGAGCTTGGACTGTTTGGCGGATTTGGTTCATTTCCTATTACTCTTCGAGCTGATGCCGCAGGAAAGGGGGAAGTCTATTGGAAGTGA
- a CDS encoding ABC transporter ATP-binding protein — translation MAVDNVIELQGIMKSYKIKKSKTPFVALDDVSLTIRKGEIFGLLGSNGAGKTTLIKVMVGLLEADGGTGEVLGFDIYKEHKKIRSKVSLVAPTADVGTDNNLTVRQNLEFWAVVYDLEKEQRKTRIDEMLDFLDLRQYENHWPMSISAGNRQKLAIARSLLVKNPVIFLDEPTVKLDAKGAEAVRELVGKINREFGITVILTTHYIFEAEELCERVAIMHKGKIISCDTVANLRRNLQKYDELVITCKIIFDEALIIITALPYVIACEYQGETLKIQMDNLHEKLIYILKILREHGTEILEVATNEPTLEDIFVDTIRAGGDK, via the coding sequence ATGGCAGTAGATAATGTAATTGAGCTGCAAGGCATCATGAAAAGCTATAAGATCAAGAAAAGCAAAACGCCTTTCGTTGCCCTTGACGATGTCAGCCTGACCATCCGCAAGGGTGAGATATTCGGACTACTCGGAAGCAACGGTGCGGGGAAAACCACACTCATTAAGGTCATGGTGGGGCTTTTGGAGGCAGACGGCGGCACCGGCGAGGTGCTGGGCTTTGATATTTACAAGGAGCATAAGAAAATCCGCTCCAAGGTCAGTCTTGTTGCACCGACTGCCGATGTTGGAACGGATAACAATTTAACCGTCCGTCAAAACCTTGAATTTTGGGCGGTCGTGTATGACTTGGAAAAAGAACAAAGAAAAACGCGTATTGATGAAATGCTTGATTTTCTTGATCTTCGGCAATATGAAAATCACTGGCCGATGAGCATTTCGGCGGGCAACCGACAAAAGCTTGCCATTGCGCGATCGCTACTTGTAAAAAATCCCGTTATCTTCTTAGACGAGCCAACCGTAAAGCTTGACGCAAAAGGCGCGGAGGCTGTGCGGGAGCTTGTGGGAAAAATCAATCGGGAATTTGGTATTACTGTAATACTCACAACGCACTACATTTTTGAGGCGGAGGAGCTGTGTGAGCGCGTTGCCATAATGCACAAGGGAAAGATCATAAGCTGCGACACCGTAGCGAATTTACGCAGAAATCTTCAAAAATATGATGAACTTGTTATTACTTGCAAGATCATTTTCGATGAAGCACTGATAATAATTACGGCTTTGCCCTATGTCATCGCTTGCGAGTATCAAGGCGAAACACTTAAGATTCAGATGGACAATCTACACGAAAAACTGATTTATATTCTTAAAATATTGCGTGAGCATGGCACAGAAATTTTGGAGGTTGCGACAAACGAGCCGACCTTGGAGGATATTTTTGTTGATACAATAAGGGCGGGAGGTGACAAATAA
- a CDS encoding ABC transporter permease: MKLFKEWDALKMFSKRELIIWLAYKMNAIMWVLDTLFTTIIFFMLSLVTSGSDISFFPYGSNYVTFVVLGLFVHFISFTNLGDPFPRVARIYWGGTMDLYMLSPLSYFTPMLGIMFRGVIDDYPRSILALLFGWLFFGAVFTFNSPLILLLILIFILISTFGIGMISASSFYLFNFKQNTEPVKFIFQDVIIALTAGYYYPITVLPYPLQVLGSFIPHTYALDALRRLMIPGGETLTPVLPLQLALQGISPIALDIIVLIIMSVVFLPLGWFMYVKGIEKARKDGTLTRWQ, encoded by the coding sequence GTGAAATTGTTTAAGGAATGGGACGCACTGAAGATGTTCAGCAAGCGTGAACTTATCATATGGCTGGCCTATAAAATGAATGCCATCATGTGGGTGCTTGACACGCTGTTTACGACCATCATTTTCTTTATGCTAAGCCTCGTTACCAGTGGCAGCGACATCAGCTTTTTCCCTTACGGCAGTAACTATGTTACTTTTGTCGTGCTTGGGCTATTCGTTCATTTTATCAGCTTTACCAATTTGGGAGATCCATTTCCCCGTGTTGCGCGGATTTATTGGGGCGGCACGATGGATTTATATATGCTCAGTCCACTCTCCTATTTCACGCCCATGTTGGGTATCATGTTTCGCGGTGTCATTGACGATTATCCGAGAAGCATCTTAGCGTTACTTTTCGGCTGGCTGTTTTTCGGCGCAGTTTTTACCTTTAACAGCCCACTCATTCTCTTGTTGATATTAATTTTTATTCTAATTTCAACATTTGGTATTGGCATGATAAGCGCAAGCTCCTTTTATCTGTTTAACTTTAAGCAAAACACCGAGCCTGTAAAATTCATCTTTCAGGATGTCATCATTGCGTTGACAGCAGGTTACTATTACCCGATTACCGTCTTGCCCTATCCGCTGCAAGTGCTGGGCAGCTTCATTCCGCATACATATGCGCTGGATGCACTCCGGCGGCTGATGATTCCCGGCGGTGAAACATTGACTCCTGTTTTGCCCTTGCAGCTTGCCCTACAAGGCATCAGCCCCATTGCGCTGGACATTATTGTGCTTATTATTATGTCAGTGGTGTTTTTGCCATTAGGCTGGTTCATGTATGTCAAGGGTATTGAAAAAGCAAGAAAGGACGGTACGCTAACAAGATGGCAGTAG
- a CDS encoding phosphotransferase family protein: MRETIYFQRNAPDPILGDDFVLDIVRQYVPEAKTVMHVDESGGEARTYAVDDNIILKVQRPQQLRSSTSLEKEVFFLRQLEKQTDVNVPRVLGYGKKDGIEYTCMTRMPGIAVEDAKLSKEEKNALLFELGKELRKIHSIDQQLFAESGLFPCDDPSDLTERLKRRYQSALQKKDGISPEKLSFALDAVEEELQNIQDADVFVALHVNPYIPHVFVDENTLKYSGIIDFGDAYIGHPIFDMWYWKVESRKILLRGYTDEKPISEAFQKIFDTVNVIAKMVESLS, translated from the coding sequence ATGAGAGAAACTATCTATTTTCAGCGCAATGCGCCCGATCCAATATTGGGCGATGATTTTGTTCTTGACATCGTCCGTCAATACGTTCCCGAAGCAAAGACAGTAATGCATGTTGACGAATCGGGCGGCGAGGCGCGGACTTATGCGGTTGATGATAACATCATATTGAAAGTACAGCGTCCACAGCAGTTACGCTCAAGCACAAGTCTTGAAAAAGAGGTGTTTTTCCTTAGACAGCTCGAAAAGCAAACCGATGTAAATGTCCCCCGTGTGCTTGGGTATGGAAAAAAAGACGGAATCGAATACACTTGCATGACGCGTATGCCGGGGATTGCAGTTGAAGATGCGAAGCTGTCCAAAGAGGAAAAGAACGCTCTGCTATTTGAGCTGGGGAAAGAGCTGCGAAAAATACACAGCATAGACCAACAACTCTTTGCGGAAAGCGGTCTTTTCCCTTGTGATGACCCTTCGGATTTAACAGAAAGATTAAAACGAAGGTATCAATCTGCTTTGCAAAAAAAAGACGGCATTAGTCCGGAAAAGCTGAGTTTTGCATTGGACGCCGTGGAAGAAGAACTGCAAAACATACAGGATGCAGATGTGTTTGTGGCTCTGCATGTCAATCCTTATATTCCACACGTCTTTGTGGACGAAAACACGCTCAAATATTCCGGTATAATCGATTTTGGCGACGCCTATATCGGACACCCGATATTTGATATGTGGTATTGGAAAGTGGAGAGTAGAAAAATACTCTTGAGAGGATATACGGATGAAAAACCGATCAGTGAGGCATTTCAAAAAATATTTGATACAGTAAATGTCATTGCAAAAATGGTAGAGAGCTTGAGCTAA
- a CDS encoding DUF1259 domain-containing protein, with product MTTICRGFLLESIKMNGTDIPPSMGVSQAINFQTEGQKAATTGDFVLTANKVNPVVRTLKEYGIAVTALRSHMLTETPRLFFMHFWAVDNPDKLAYGLRKALGLTNTIM from the coding sequence ATGACAACGATTTGCAGAGGGTTTTTGCTTGAAAGCATTAAAATGAATGGGACGGATATACCGCCCAGTATGGGAGTTTCTCAGGCAATCAATTTTCAGACTGAAGGTCAAAAGGCTGCTACTACGGGAGATTTTGTCCTAACAGCCAATAAAGTGAATCCCGTTGTCAGAACTCTAAAAGAGTATGGTATTGCTGTTACCGCCCTTCGCAGCCACATGCTTACTGAAACTCCACGATTGTTCTTCATGCATTTTTGGGCAGTTGATAATCCAGACAAATTAGCTTATGGTCTTAGGAAGGCTCTTGGGCTAACCAATACAATCATGTGA
- a CDS encoding ABC transporter permease, whose protein sequence is MFLKSALSFSRLEYLAMRFYPSSFILTIVQSFVTTGMWFFVSIFLKDYADKSLESYGGDFVSYMVIGVVFFQNAATIMTLPYQSISTAFWDKRLEVYNSSSYGIWAFISGRFIWTFLYQLIIQVGVLTFAVLIVGVNINANIPVIPLIAFYLCFVFTCFGFGLIGASNFFNLEVKQGREPFTWLVDVLARIFSGIYYPLAVLPIGIQFVSRIIPHTYALEGIRLVMLSGCGFENSIVRSNLLVMLGFAVFSMLFGIFALQKALDKAYKGNGVGMVV, encoded by the coding sequence ATGTTTCTGAAATCAGCGTTATCTTTTTCGAGGCTTGAATACCTCGCCATGCGGTTTTATCCGTCAAGTTTTATACTGACTATTGTGCAGAGCTTCGTTACAACGGGCATGTGGTTTTTCGTTTCCATATTCCTAAAAGACTATGCGGACAAATCGCTTGAAAGCTATGGCGGGGATTTTGTTTCCTACATGGTGATCGGCGTTGTGTTTTTTCAAAATGCCGCTACGATTATGACCTTGCCCTATCAGAGCATAAGCACTGCTTTTTGGGACAAACGGCTTGAAGTCTACAACTCGTCCTCCTATGGTATTTGGGCGTTTATATCTGGGCGATTTATTTGGACATTTTTATATCAGCTCATTATCCAAGTCGGAGTTTTGACTTTCGCCGTGTTGATTGTAGGCGTGAATATCAATGCAAACATCCCGGTGATCCCCTTAATTGCGTTTTACCTGTGCTTTGTATTTACATGCTTCGGCTTCGGGCTGATTGGCGCAAGTAACTTTTTCAATCTCGAAGTCAAGCAAGGTCGAGAGCCTTTTACATGGCTTGTGGATGTATTGGCGAGAATATTCTCAGGCATCTACTATCCCCTTGCAGTCCTGCCAATTGGTATACAATTTGTTTCACGCATCATTCCTCATACATACGCACTTGAGGGAATCCGGCTTGTCATGCTGAGTGGCTGTGGTTTTGAAAACAGTATTGTCAGAAGCAATCTACTTGTTATGTTGGGCTTTGCGGTATTTTCAATGCTGTTTGGCATCTTCGCACTGCAAAAGGCACTCGATAAGGCATACAAAGGCAACGGCGTGGGGATGGTGGTGTAA